The genomic region GAACGTCCGGGGCGCGGACCTCACGCTCTCGGCCGAGGACCTCGCACTGCTCAGCCGACTGGGCAACGAGGCCGTCGGAACCCGCTACTGAGCCACCGCCACCACGATGCACAGCGCCACCACGATGCACAGCGCCACCCGAACCATCAGCACCACGAACGGCAATGAGCGAACACCTACCCCTCACCTGATCAGAAACAGGAGCCCCTAGCCGTGACCACCACGACCCCGACCGCGACCGTCACCACCACCGCCACTGCCACCGAGCTGATCGAGCTGTCCGGGACCACCCTGGTGGCGCCCCGCCCCGGCGGCCCGCTGCCGCTCTCTTTCGCGGCCACCGTCAACCGGGCGCTGGTGCACCGGGACGCGCTGAGCGAGGTCTTCGTCACCGACCTGCGCGAGGCCGGCGACCTGGAGTACGCCGCCGCGGCCCAGCTGCCCCGCTCGCACGCCTACTACGGCGACCACCTGCTGCGGCCCGGCACCTACGACCCGGTGCTGCTGCTGGAGGTGGCCCGGCAGGTCACCCTGGCCGGTGCCCACGAGTTCTACGACGTGCCGGCCAACCACAAGTTCATCCTCACCTTCCTGCGCATCCACCTGCTCCGCCCGCAGCTGCTCACCATCGGCGACTCCCCGCTGAACATCTCGCTCCGGGTCAAGGTCACCGACCGCAAGGTGCGCAACGGCAGCGTCACCGGCCTCGACCACACCATCGAGCTGCTGGCGGACGGCACCCTGATCGGCTGGGCCGGCGTCGGCCTGCGCTTCCGTGACCCGCAGGGCTACCGCGACCTGCGGCTGACCAACCGCAGCGGCGCCCCGCTGCCGACCACCGCCGCGCTGCCCCCGCAGTCCGTGGAGACCGGCGGCCGCCTCGCCCTGCCGGTCGCGCCCCACCTGGTCGGCCGCGCCGACCCGAAGAACGTGGTGCTGCTCGAGCCGACCGCGGCCGAGGACGCCACCCGGGCCTCGCTGCGGATCCCCGCCGAGCACCCGAGCCTGTTCGACCACCCGCAGGACCACCTGCCCGGCATGGTGCTCGCCGAGGGTGCCCGCCAGCTGGCCCTGTTCACCGCGCTGGACAGCAAGGGTCTCTCCACCGCCAAGACCTTCCCGGTGGCGATCGAGGTCACCTTCAGCAAGTTCGGCGAGCTGGAGGCGGAGACCGTGCTCAGCGCCACCGTGGGCGAGGAGCGGGCCACCGGCCAGGACGAGGAGCAGGTCTACTACACGCTGGGCGGGACGGTGGACTTCGGCGAGGACGCCGAGCGCAGCGTCGTCACCCAGCTGCCGGTCCAGGTGGACGTGCGGCAGAACGACGAGTCGATCGCCAAGTTCACCATCGGCCTGGCCCGCGTCGCCGGCTGACGCCCGCTCAGGCTCCCCCACGCCTGAGCCCCGGTTCCTGAGGGCCCCGCACCTGAGGACCTGCACCCGAGGCCCCGCACCTGAGGACCTGCTTCCCCCACCACCGCTCCATGCCGTCACTGTCAGGCGGCCCCCGCCAGTCCGGGCACCGTCGCCCGGTCCCGGCCGGCGGCCGCCTGACGCACTCCCTGGAGGAGAGACCGATGCCCAGCACCGCAGCCGCCTTCTTCGACGTGGACGAGACGCTCGTCCGAGTGAAGAGCATGTTCCACTTCCTCGACTTCTACCTGAACCGCCGCGGTGAGCCCGAGGGCACCTACGACCGGCTGGTCGGCGAGCTGCGGGCGGCGGCCGAGCAGGGCGCCCCGCGCCAGGAGATCAACCGCGCCTACTACCGCCTCTACACCGGGGAGAGCGCCGAGAAGCTCGCGGCGGCCGGCGAGGCCTGGTTCGAGCAGACCGTCGAGCAGCGGCTCTTCGTCCCCGAGACGGTGGCGGCACTGGCCGAGCACCGCGCGAAGGGCGATGTCACGGTCCTGGTCTCCGGCTCCTTCTTCGCCTGCCTGGACCCGATTGCCGCGCAGCTGCGGGCCGACTGGGCCTTCGGCACCCGCCCGGTGATCCGGTCCGGCCGACTGACCGGCGAGGTGGTCACCCCGGTGATCGGGGAGACCAAGGGCCGGGTGGCCCGGGCGGCCGCCGCGGTGCGCGGCCTGGACCTGACCCGCAGCTCCGCCTACGGCGACCACGCCAGCGACCTGTCGCTGCTCTGCGCGGTGGGCGACCCCGTGGTGGTGGGCGAGGACCCGGTACTGGCCGCCCACGCCGAACTGGCCGGCTGGCGCCGGCTGCGGCTGGCCGAGCCGGTCAGCGCGAGCCTCTGAACCGTCCCGCTGCTTCTGCTCCGCTTGCTCCGCCCGCTTCACCTGCTCCGCCCGCTTCACCTGCTCCGCCTGCTTCACCCGTCCCGTTCAAACAGTCCGTTCAACCGTCCCAGGAGGGGA from Kitasatospora azatica KCTC 9699 harbors:
- a CDS encoding HAD family hydrolase, translating into MPSTAAAFFDVDETLVRVKSMFHFLDFYLNRRGEPEGTYDRLVGELRAAAEQGAPRQEINRAYYRLYTGESAEKLAAAGEAWFEQTVEQRLFVPETVAALAEHRAKGDVTVLVSGSFFACLDPIAAQLRADWAFGTRPVIRSGRLTGEVVTPVIGETKGRVARAAAAVRGLDLTRSSAYGDHASDLSLLCAVGDPVVVGEDPVLAAHAELAGWRRLRLAEPVSASL
- a CDS encoding ScbA/BarX family gamma-butyrolactone biosynthesis protein, with protein sequence MTTTTPTATVTTTATATELIELSGTTLVAPRPGGPLPLSFAATVNRALVHRDALSEVFVTDLREAGDLEYAAAAQLPRSHAYYGDHLLRPGTYDPVLLLEVARQVTLAGAHEFYDVPANHKFILTFLRIHLLRPQLLTIGDSPLNISLRVKVTDRKVRNGSVTGLDHTIELLADGTLIGWAGVGLRFRDPQGYRDLRLTNRSGAPLPTTAALPPQSVETGGRLALPVAPHLVGRADPKNVVLLEPTAAEDATRASLRIPAEHPSLFDHPQDHLPGMVLAEGARQLALFTALDSKGLSTAKTFPVAIEVTFSKFGELEAETVLSATVGEERATGQDEEQVYYTLGGTVDFGEDAERSVVTQLPVQVDVRQNDESIAKFTIGLARVAG